The following coding sequences are from one Oncorhynchus nerka isolate Pitt River linkage group LG6, Oner_Uvic_2.0, whole genome shotgun sequence window:
- the LOC115130552 gene encoding zinc finger protein 629-like has translation MSEAILTFQYQLSGVMETVLKTAMHEITRLVKEGFLEEVTRSKQEADILRMKLQQWEQKWRDREEERKREDEETEQRKKREAREQMGMCVSCSCTEDTEKGEALSGAEEGCVIKQEEMFQSEGPNTLPEREGPQETDMSSTSRVSERMEEREAHVVHIKQEPNDWGDLVSQMVTSTDTTIMSLSRLQRLSAHAGAWTSEPQPQLPAPWTREPLPPAPWAREPPPLPPEPTPWTREKQHVLPGSGIPTQATECAVGALESSPYGLSNNTTAQLGVKPYSCPHCEKSFPQLRNLKDHQKYHHTGKKAFTCSQCGKGFVYMCHLRVHMQCHTGERPFSCSQCGKSFVYLCNLKSHQQYHTGEKPYSCSQCGKSFSLQSGLKKHRVIHSTERPYHCTNCGNRFYSRADLKRHEQIHAAR, from the exons ATGTCAGAAGCTATCCTCACCTTCCAGTACCAACTCAGTGGCGTTATGGAAACAGTCCTCAAAACCGCCATGCATGAGATCACTCGGCTGGTGAAGGAAGGCTTCCTGGAGGAAGTGACACGGAGCAAGCAGGAAGCGGACATCTTGAGGATGAAGCTGCAGCAGTGGGAGCAGaaatggagggacagagaggaggagaggaagagggaagatgaagagacagagcagagaaagAAGAGGGAAGCGAGAGAGCAGATGGGCATGTGTGTGAGTTGCAGTTGTACTGAAGACACTGAGAAAGGGGAGGCTCTGTCAG GAGCAGAGGAAGGTTGTGTTATCAAACAGGAGGAGATGTTCCAGTCAGAGGGACCCAACActctcccagagagagagggtcCACAGGAAACGGACATGTCCAGCACTTCCCGTGTCTCTGAAAGGATGGAAGAGAGGGAAGCCCATGTGGTCCACATCAAACAGGAGCCCAATGACTGGGGGGATCTAGTATCCCAGATGGTCACATCCACAGATACTACCATAATGAGCCTGAGTCGTCTGCAGAGATTGAGTGCCCATGCTGGGGCATGGACCAGTGAGCCTCAGCCTCAACTTCCAGCACCATGGACCAGAGAGCCTCTACCTCCAGCACCATGGGCCAGGGAGCCACCACCGCTACCTCCAGAACCAACACCATGGACCAGGGAGAAGCAGCACGTACTCCCAGGGTCAGGTATACCCACCCAGGCAACAGAGTGTGCTGTGGGAGCCCTGGAGTCCAGTCCCTATGGTCTCAGCAACAACACAACGGCACAGCTGGGGGTCAAACCCTACAGCTGCCCACACTGTGAAAAGAGCTTCCCTCAGCTACGAAACCTGAAAGACCACCAGAAGTACCACCACACAGGGAAAAAGGCCTTCACCTGCTCCCAGTGTGGTAAGGGCTTTGTGTACATGTGCCACCTCAGGGTACACATGCAGTGCCACACAGGGGAAAGGCCGTTCAGCTGCTCTCAGTGCGGTAAGAGCTTTGTCTACCTGTGCAACCTGAAGTCCCACCAGCAgtatcacacaggagagaaaccgtaCAGCTGCTctcaatgtgggaagagcttcagcCTTCAGAGTGGCTTGAAGAAACACAGGGTCATTCACTCAACAGAGAGGCCTTACCACTGCACGAACTGTGGGAATAGATTCTATTCTAGAGCAGACCTGAAAAGACATGAACAGATTCATGCAGCAAGGTAG
- the LOC115130550 gene encoding zinc finger protein ZIPIC-like isoform X2 — MSEAIINFQYQLSGVMETVLKTAMHEITLLVKDGFLEEVTRSKQEVDVLKERLQRWRDREEEWRGMCVRCGCAGDTEEKVEALSAEGYGIKQEEILQSEGLVALREAQEVHVKEEADAQGDWGDMVSLTIPYTDAPHSDLGLSAPWASEPQPLSTPWTSEEQPSHPGSVIPAQGIESSMGLPESMCHLRIHMQCHTRERPYSCSQCGKSFSHQSVLKRHRAYHTGERPYQCTDCGKRFIARADLKKHEQIHSRGICTISKAKLTKGVQDNEDYAAPVPVTSRTGRIIPLALLASVRQAHKQLGEDLKWRFGPNDCFRSPHNEEVTKAVMQIVKDGGKNWGPDSLIRKACNRAYEYWKAQGKIELEGSVAVIKKKKILTSRRSRLFQKRVKVGGELLAPEDLDFLVGADPNFMSDEESDAEDKFTYHVLPPRWRCSRLTQIVRLCQITLDDNRLKGVEPKSARSRKLQGGRFTPRHPPKGEAKQVYVNKNDK; from the exons ATGTCTGAGGCCATCATCAACTTCCAGTACCAGCTCAGTGGCGTCATGGAAACAGTCCTCAAAACTGCCATGCATGAAATCACTCTATTGGTGAAGGATGGCTTCCTGGAGGAAGTGACACGGAGCAAACAGGAAGTGGACGTCTTGAAGGAGAGGCtgcagagatggagggacagagaggaggagtggagggggatgtGTGTGAGATGTGGTTGTGCTGGAGACACTGAGGAGAAAGTAGAGGCTTTGTCAG CAGAGGGTTATGGTATTAAACAAGAGGAGATTCTCCAGTCAGAGGGGCTCGTTGCTCTGAGGGAGGCCCAGGAGGTCCATGTCAAAGAGGAGGCCGATGCACAGGGAGACTGGGGGGATATGGTAAGCCTAACAATCCCATACACCGATGCCCCCCATAGTGACCTTGGTTTGTCTGCACCATGGGCCAGTGAGCCCCAGCCTCTATCAACACCATGGACCAGTGAGGAGCAGCCTTCACACCCAGGGTCAGTAATACCAGCCCAGGGGATAGAGAGCTCTATGGGCCTCCCTGAGTCCATGTGCCACCTGAGAATCCATATGCAGTGCCACACGAGGGAGAGGCCGTACAGCTGctctcagtgtgggaagagcttcagcCATCAGAGCGTCTTGAAGAGACACAGGGCCTATCACACCGGAGAGAGGCCTTACCAGTGCACGGACTGTGGGAAAAGATTTATCGCTAGAGCGGACCTGAAAAAACATGAACAAATCCATTCAAG GGGCATCTGTACCATTTCCAAGGCAAAACTGACGAAGGGAGTCCAAGATAATGAAGATTACGCTGCGCCAGTTCCTGTTACATCAAGAACTGGAAGGATTATTCCACTGGCATTATTA GCATCAGTAAGACAGGCCCATAAGCAGCTTGGGGAAGATCTAAAATGGAGATTCGGCCCAAATGACTG CTTCAGGTCCCCTCACAACGAGGAGGTGACCAAAGCAGTGATGCAGATTGTAAAGGATGGAGGCAAAAACTGGGGTCCCGACAGCCTCATCAGAA AGGCATGCAACAGGGCTTATGAGTACTGGAAGGCTCAAGGGAAGATTGAACTGGAGGGCAGTGTGGCGGtcatcaagaagaagaaaatcctCACCAGCAGGCGGAGCAGG CTCTTCCAGAAGAGAGTAAAGGTGGGAGGAGAGCTCCTCGCCCCAGAAGATCTGGACTTCCTGGTTGGAGCAGACCCCAACTTCATGTCGGACGAGGAAAGTGATGCTGAAGACAAGTTCACCTATCATGTGCTCCCTCCCAGGTGGCGTTGCTCGAGGTTGACCCAGATCGTCCGACTCTGTCAGATAACCTTAGATGACAATCGCCTTAAGGGCGTTGAGCCAAAGTCGGCTCGCTCCAGAAAATTACAGGGGGGTAGATTTACCCCCCGCCATCCCCCAAAAGGAGAGGCTAAACAAGTGTATGTGAATAAAAATGATAAATGA
- the LOC115130550 gene encoding uncharacterized protein LOC115130550 isoform X1 gives MSEAIINFQYQLSGVMETVLKTAMHEITLLVKDGFLEEVTRSKQEVDVLKERLQRWRDREEEWRGMCVRCGCAGDTEEKVEALSAAEGYGIKQEEILQSEGLVALREAQEVHVKEEADAQGDWGDMVSLTIPYTDAPHSDLGLSAPWASEPQPLSTPWTSEEQPSHPGSVIPAQGIESSMGLPESMCHLRIHMQCHTRERPYSCSQCGKSFSHQSVLKRHRAYHTGERPYQCTDCGKRFIARADLKKHEQIHSRGICTISKAKLTKGVQDNEDYAAPVPVTSRTGRIIPLALLASVRQAHKQLGEDLKWRFGPNDCFRSPHNEEVTKAVMQIVKDGGKNWGPDSLIRKACNRAYEYWKAQGKIELEGSVAVIKKKKILTSRRSRLFQKRVKVGGELLAPEDLDFLVGADPNFMSDEESDAEDKFTYHVLPPRWRCSRLTQIVRLCQITLDDNRLKGVEPKSARSRKLQGGRFTPRHPPKGEAKQVYVNKNDK, from the exons ATGTCTGAGGCCATCATCAACTTCCAGTACCAGCTCAGTGGCGTCATGGAAACAGTCCTCAAAACTGCCATGCATGAAATCACTCTATTGGTGAAGGATGGCTTCCTGGAGGAAGTGACACGGAGCAAACAGGAAGTGGACGTCTTGAAGGAGAGGCtgcagagatggagggacagagaggaggagtggagggggatgtGTGTGAGATGTGGTTGTGCTGGAGACACTGAGGAGAAAGTAGAGGCTTTGTCAG CAGCAGAGGGTTATGGTATTAAACAAGAGGAGATTCTCCAGTCAGAGGGGCTCGTTGCTCTGAGGGAGGCCCAGGAGGTCCATGTCAAAGAGGAGGCCGATGCACAGGGAGACTGGGGGGATATGGTAAGCCTAACAATCCCATACACCGATGCCCCCCATAGTGACCTTGGTTTGTCTGCACCATGGGCCAGTGAGCCCCAGCCTCTATCAACACCATGGACCAGTGAGGAGCAGCCTTCACACCCAGGGTCAGTAATACCAGCCCAGGGGATAGAGAGCTCTATGGGCCTCCCTGAGTCCATGTGCCACCTGAGAATCCATATGCAGTGCCACACGAGGGAGAGGCCGTACAGCTGctctcagtgtgggaagagcttcagcCATCAGAGCGTCTTGAAGAGACACAGGGCCTATCACACCGGAGAGAGGCCTTACCAGTGCACGGACTGTGGGAAAAGATTTATCGCTAGAGCGGACCTGAAAAAACATGAACAAATCCATTCAAG GGGCATCTGTACCATTTCCAAGGCAAAACTGACGAAGGGAGTCCAAGATAATGAAGATTACGCTGCGCCAGTTCCTGTTACATCAAGAACTGGAAGGATTATTCCACTGGCATTATTA GCATCAGTAAGACAGGCCCATAAGCAGCTTGGGGAAGATCTAAAATGGAGATTCGGCCCAAATGACTG CTTCAGGTCCCCTCACAACGAGGAGGTGACCAAAGCAGTGATGCAGATTGTAAAGGATGGAGGCAAAAACTGGGGTCCCGACAGCCTCATCAGAA AGGCATGCAACAGGGCTTATGAGTACTGGAAGGCTCAAGGGAAGATTGAACTGGAGGGCAGTGTGGCGGtcatcaagaagaagaaaatcctCACCAGCAGGCGGAGCAGG CTCTTCCAGAAGAGAGTAAAGGTGGGAGGAGAGCTCCTCGCCCCAGAAGATCTGGACTTCCTGGTTGGAGCAGACCCCAACTTCATGTCGGACGAGGAAAGTGATGCTGAAGACAAGTTCACCTATCATGTGCTCCCTCCCAGGTGGCGTTGCTCGAGGTTGACCCAGATCGTCCGACTCTGTCAGATAACCTTAGATGACAATCGCCTTAAGGGCGTTGAGCCAAAGTCGGCTCGCTCCAGAAAATTACAGGGGGGTAGATTTACCCCCCGCCATCCCCCAAAAGGAGAGGCTAAACAAGTGTATGTGAATAAAAATGATAAATGA